TGGTGGAAAGGCACTAGAAAAATTTAACCAAATAACACATAAAATACCAATGTTGAGTTTATCTAATGCATATTCATATTCAGACTTAAAAGACTTTGATAAAAGAGTAAGAGATATGGTAAATGAAGATATTGAATATGTAGTTGAATTTAAGATAGATGGTTTATCAGTGGGTATTACATATGATAATGGAGAGTTTCAATATGGAGCAACTAGGGGAAATGGAGTTATAGGAGAGGATATATCTAAAAATCTAATGACTATTAAAAACATACCTCTAAAAATAAATGATAATGATGAGATAGTTGTAAGGGGAGAAGTATACATATCTAAAGAAGATTTTAAAAAGGTAAATGAGCAACAATCAGAACAAGATCTTCAAGGATTTGCAAATCCACGAAATTTAGCAGCAGGATCTCTTAGACAGCTAGATCCAAAATTAACAGCTAAAAGACCATTAGACATATTTATATTTAACTTAGAGTACTCACAAAACAATCAATTTAAAAGTCATAGTGAGTCTTTAGAATTTTTAAGTAAATTAGGATTTTCTGTGAGTCCAAATTATAAAGTATGTAAAAATATAGATGAAGTAATTGAACACATTAAATATTGGACAGAAAATAGAGAAAACTTAGAATTTGAAATAGATGGAATGGTAATAAAAGTAAATAGTTTAAAGCAAAGAGAATCTATGGGATACACAGCAAAAAGTCCAAGATGGGCTATTGCATACAAATTCCCGGCAGAAAAGAAAAAAACAAAAATAATAGATATAATAGTAGAAGTAGGAAGAACAGGTACTATAACTCCTACAGCCGTTTTAGAACCTGTTAGACTAGCTGGAACAAGTGTAAGCAGAGCGACATTACACAATGAAGATTATATAAAAGAAAAAGATATAAAAATTAATGATACAGTATTAGTTCAAAAGGCAGGAGATATAATTCCTCAAGTACTAGAAGTAATAAAAGAAGAGCGTACAGGTGAAGAAGTAGAATTTAATATGCCAGATAAATGCCCAGTTTGCTCAGAGCCAACAGTAAGATTAGAAGGAGAATCTGCTGTAAAATGTATAAATATATCTTGTCCAGCTCAAATAAGAAGAGGAATAATACACTTTGCATCTAGAGATGCTATGAACATAGATGGACTAGGAGAATCTATAATAAGTTTATTATTAAATGAAAATATAATAAATGATATATCAGATCTATATAAAATTAGAAAAGAAGATGTGGTAAACTTAGAAAGAATGGGTGAAAAATCAGCTACTAATCTTATAAATGCAATCAATAAATCAAAAGAAAATGATTTATGGAGATTAATTAATGGGTTGGGTATTAAATTTATAGGAACAAAGGGAGCAAAAATACTTGCTAATAGTTATAAAGATTTAGATAAAATAATGAATACTACAGCAAGTGAACTTGTAAATCTAGAAGAGTTTGGTGAGACTATGGCAAATAGTGTAGTTGAATTCTTTAAAGAAGATAAAAATATAAAAGTAGTAGATAAATTAAAAGAATATGGACTAAATACTAAAGTTATAGAAAATGAAAATAATGATATAAATAAAGTATTTGAAGGAATGAAAATTGTTTTAACAGGTACTCTTCCTACTTTAAAAAGAAATGATGCAAAAGAAATGATAGAGTCAAGAGGAGGAAAGTCAACATCAAGTGTAAGTAAGTCAACAACTTTCGTATTAGCTGGAGAAGAAGCAGGATCAAAGCTTACAAAAGCTAATGAATTAGGTATAAAGGTGATAGATGAAGATACATTTATAGAACTTTGTAAATTATCATCTAAAGAAGACGTAGAAAGTAGATTAAAATAGTATTTAGAAAATATATAGAATATAGACTCAAAATATTAAGAATATTAAATATATATCTAGATGCTTAAATATGGAAAAATCCTAACTACTTATGATAATATTATAACTATAAATATAAATTAAAATTATAAAGTAGTTATAAAAATATATAAATTTAATATATAAAAGTATTAGATAGATTTAAGTGAGGTATTATAAATGGCAAGAATTGATAACAGAAAGAATGACCAAATTAGAGATATAAAAATTACTAGAAATTATACAAAGTATGCAGAAGGGTCTGTGCTTATAGAGATGGGATCAACAAAAGTTATATGTACAGCATCTATTGAAGATAAGGTACCTCCGTTTTTAAGAAATACAGGAACTGGTTGGATAAATGCTGAGTATTCGATGCTTCCAAGATCAACGCATCAAAGGAAGGTAAGAGAATCATCAAGAGGAAAAGTTGATGGTAGAACACAAGAAATACAAAGATTAATAGGTAGAGCAATAAGATCTGTAGTAGATTTAACTAAAATAGGGGAAAGAACTATATGGGTCGACTGTGATGTAATACAGGCCGACGGAGGAACTAGAACTGCATCTATAACAGGAGCTTTTGTAGCGGTAGTAGATGCTATAAATAAGTTATATAAATCAAAAGCAATAAAGCATATGCCAATAACAAATTTTGTATCAGCTATAAGTGTTGGTATAGTTGAAAAAGAACATTTACTAGACTTATGCTATGAGGAAGACTCAAATGCACAAGTAGATATGAACGTAATCATGACTGATAAAGGTGAATTTGTTGAAGTTCAAGGTACAGGAGAAGAAAGACCATTTTCTAGAGAAGATTTAAATAAACTATTAGAGCTTGGAGAAAAAGGAAATAAAGAATTAATAAAAGCTCAAAGAGAAGCTTTAGGTGAGATTGCAGATGAAATACTTGGAGTAGAATATGGTGATGAAATTGTTATAGCTACTAATAATGCTCATAAATTAGAAGAAATAGGGGATATACTTAATGATTTAGATTATAAAATATACTCTTTAAACGATGTAAATTTAGGTGGAATTGAAATTGTTGAAGATGGAAAAACTTTTGAGCATAATGCTTTAATAAAGGCTAGAACTATAGCTAAGAAGACTAAAATGATAGCTATATCTGACGATTCAGGTTTAGAGGTTGATGCTATAGGAAAAAAACCAGGAATATATTCAGCTAGATTTGCTGGAGAGAATGCTACTGATGAAGAAAATAGAGAAAAATTAATTAAATCTTTAAAAAATATACCAATGAGCCAAAGAAGTGCAAGATTCGTATCTGCCATAGCAGTTGTTTTCCCTGATGGAAAAGAATTTGTAGTAAGAGGAACTTGTGAAGGTCATATAGGATTTGAGGAAAAAGGTAAAAATGGATTTGGATATGATTCATTATTTATAGTTGATGGATATAATAAGACATTTGCAGAGATACCATCTTCAGTTAAAAATGCTATAAGCCATAGAGCTAATGCTTTAAAACTTATGAAGATTGAGTTCAAAAAAAGGGTAGCTAAGTAATGAAGATAGGTATATTAAGTGATACACATATGATTAAGGATTGTATTGACAAGACGATACCATACTTAAAAGAGTGCGATTTAATAATTCATGCAGGTGATAATTTTTCGGACTCTAAGTATATACATAATATGACTAAAGTTGGAATTATGGCAGTAAAAGGTAATTGTGATTTTGATAACGTAGAAGATGAACTTATATTTGATGTAGAAGATAAAGTAATATTTTTATGTCATGGTGATAAATATAATGTAAAGTATGGA
The Romboutsia ilealis genome window above contains:
- a CDS encoding metallophosphoesterase, whose protein sequence is MKIGILSDTHMIKDCIDKTIPYLKECDLIIHAGDNFSDSKYIHNMTKVGIMAVKGNCDFDNVEDELIFDVEDKVIFLCHGDKYNVKYGLDEIEAKAKSIDADIVIFGHTHTPLNLKKDNIIYINPGSVSLPRGVDYKSFSIINLENNNIRIEQIRL
- the ligA gene encoding NAD-dependent DNA ligase LigA, which codes for MNVEKIINELIDKINYHNEKYYNEDSPEISDIEYDNLVKELIKLEEENPQFKRIDSPTNRVGGKALEKFNQITHKIPMLSLSNAYSYSDLKDFDKRVRDMVNEDIEYVVEFKIDGLSVGITYDNGEFQYGATRGNGVIGEDISKNLMTIKNIPLKINDNDEIVVRGEVYISKEDFKKVNEQQSEQDLQGFANPRNLAAGSLRQLDPKLTAKRPLDIFIFNLEYSQNNQFKSHSESLEFLSKLGFSVSPNYKVCKNIDEVIEHIKYWTENRENLEFEIDGMVIKVNSLKQRESMGYTAKSPRWAIAYKFPAEKKKTKIIDIIVEVGRTGTITPTAVLEPVRLAGTSVSRATLHNEDYIKEKDIKINDTVLVQKAGDIIPQVLEVIKEERTGEEVEFNMPDKCPVCSEPTVRLEGESAVKCINISCPAQIRRGIIHFASRDAMNIDGLGESIISLLLNENIINDISDLYKIRKEDVVNLERMGEKSATNLINAINKSKENDLWRLINGLGIKFIGTKGAKILANSYKDLDKIMNTTASELVNLEEFGETMANSVVEFFKEDKNIKVVDKLKEYGLNTKVIENENNDINKVFEGMKIVLTGTLPTLKRNDAKEMIESRGGKSTSSVSKSTTFVLAGEEAGSKLTKANELGIKVIDEDTFIELCKLSSKEDVESRLK
- the rph gene encoding ribonuclease PH; translation: MARIDNRKNDQIRDIKITRNYTKYAEGSVLIEMGSTKVICTASIEDKVPPFLRNTGTGWINAEYSMLPRSTHQRKVRESSRGKVDGRTQEIQRLIGRAIRSVVDLTKIGERTIWVDCDVIQADGGTRTASITGAFVAVVDAINKLYKSKAIKHMPITNFVSAISVGIVEKEHLLDLCYEEDSNAQVDMNVIMTDKGEFVEVQGTGEERPFSREDLNKLLELGEKGNKELIKAQREALGEIADEILGVEYGDEIVIATNNAHKLEEIGDILNDLDYKIYSLNDVNLGGIEIVEDGKTFEHNALIKARTIAKKTKMIAISDDSGLEVDAIGKKPGIYSARFAGENATDEENREKLIKSLKNIPMSQRSARFVSAIAVVFPDGKEFVVRGTCEGHIGFEEKGKNGFGYDSLFIVDGYNKTFAEIPSSVKNAISHRANALKLMKIEFKKRVAK